A segment of the Deltaproteobacteria bacterium genome:
GCCAAAACCTTGGTAATCGCCGCAGTCAACGTCGTCTTGCCGTGGTCAACATGGCCAATCGTGCCAATGTTAACGTGCGGCTTGCTGCGATCAAACTTTTCCTTGCCCATTTTCTTTCTCCGTAATCCTTGTCAGCCACTAACCGGGCCAGCAGAATGTGCTCCCGCGTCTGGGGCATGGGACCGTCGGCCGCCGACACAACCAGTATCGCTCCATCCATCTGAGCCGCACCGGTGATCATGTTCTTCACATAATCGGCGTGACCGGGGCAGTCCACATGAGCGTAGTGACGGTTCGCCGTCTCGTACTCCACGTGAGCCGTCGCGATGGTGATGCCGCGCTCCCGCTCCTCTGGTGCCTTGTCAATCTCGTCAAAGGGAACAAACTCCGCCAGCTGACTGTTGGCCAGACACTTCGTTATCGCTGCCGTCAACGTCGTCTTGCCGTGGTCAACGTGGCCTATGGTTCCTACGTTAATGTGCGGCTTCGTCCTCTCATACTTCGCCTTAGCCATCTTCTCCTCCTTGAGCTAACCGTACCGGATGGAGCGGCACCTGCCTGCCTCTTCCTTATTAAAGGCCCCCCTCGCAAAGAGCCCTCCCAAAAATCCCGTGGAGCCCACGGCCGGGATTGAACCGGCGGCCTCTTCCTTACCAAGGAAGTGCTCCACCACTGAGCTACGTGGGCAAAATGTTCTGGAGCGGGAAACGGGACTCGAACCCGCGACCCTCAGCTTGGAAGGCTGACGCTCTAGCCAACTGAGCTATTCCCGCTTACCTCAAAAACTCCAATTTCCAACCTGTTACGTCCAGAGAGCGAAACACACCGCCTCTTGAAAACCTCCACCTGCAGGCCATCAAAGCTTTCAAGAACTGTTTTATCAAACCAGCGGTCAATCAATGATAGTGTCGTAAAAAGTCCATCAATGACTTTTTGCGAAGTCATCAATCAATCGTGCCGGTGAATATTCCAAATGGTGGGGAGGAGTGGATTCGAACCACTGTAGGCAGCGCCAACGGGTTTACAGCCCGTCCCCTTTAGCCACTCGGGCACCTCCCCTGAAATCCTCCTGAGCCCCCATATAAATCGGCCGGATATTGCCCGGTCCACTATCCTAGTTGGAGCTGGCGATGGGACTCGAACCCGCAACCTGCGCATTACAAATGCGCTGCTCTACCATTGAGCTACGCCAGCGAAACCACGAGTTGCGCGAGTTCCGTTTCTGCCTCGTTCGGGTCGACTCTTTTGCCTCTTCCAGGTAGATACCACCCAATAAAAGAATAACACGCTTATTTAGAAGGTCGGCCCCTGTTTGTCAAGTTTTTTTTCCGTGGATTCTATCAGGGTCCCCCTTCTCCCGCTGCAGCCTGCCTCCTTCCGGCCGTCACATGATAGAGAACAATGCCCGCGGCCACGGACACATTGAGTGACCCTACGGTTCCGGATCCTGGAATCGAGACCACCAGATCGCATCGCTTCTGGACCCCCTTGCCCAAACCGCGATCCTCTCCTCCCAGAACCAGGACGATTTTGCCGGTTACGTTCTTCCATTCACCGAGGGCGACACCCCCGGTTTCTACGCCGACCACCTGGTATCCTGATGATTTCAGGCGTCCGCACGCCCATGCCGCACCGGAAATCACAGCGATCGGCAGACTTTCCATGGCCCCCGCCGATGTTCGGGACGCAGACGCGCTGAGGGGCGACGAGCCTTTTCCCGGAATCATAAGGGCCCTGCCGCCGAGGAAGGACATGCACCGGGCGATAGCGCCCAGGTTTCGCGGATCCTCAATACCGACGCACAGAACAAGCAGATCCTGGCCCCCGGGGGGGTCGAACCTCAATATCTCTTCCAGTGCGAACACAGGGAGAGGACCGCACTCCAGTACAACGCCCTGATGTTTAGCGCTCCCCGCGACCTTGGAGAGCTCGGCGGGTTCTCCCCTGCGGACAGGGATATTCAGACCGCGGGCTATGCGTTCGAACTCCCGGGTCTCTGCCTTTCGCGATATCAAAAGGCGGTACAGGGCCCTGCGGCGATGGCGCAACGCTTCCAAAACGGCCTGACGACCGGTCAGGATCTGGGTCTCTTCGCTATCCATCATCACTTCAGTTCCAGAGTCCAGAGTCCAGAGTCCAGAGTCCAGAGTCCAGAGTCCAGAGAAACAGACCAATGTCCAACGTCCAACGAGCAATGCGCAGCGAGGTCATTCTTACTCCCTTACTTCGAAACTTCGAGACTGTTGTCTTCCGCACCCGCGTCTGCTCTTCCCCTCTGGACTCTGGACTATTTTCCCCCGTCAGGCTTTCCGCCCAATGGGCACCAGAACCGGCCCCTGGGGGGTATCCTGGACGGTGAAACCCAGATCGGCGATCCGGCCCCTCAGTCGGTCGGCTTGGGCCCAGTCCTTCTCTTTTCTCGCCGCATCCCTCCGGACTGCCAGGGCCATAGCCTCTTGAAAATTGCCGTCCCCGGTCCTCCGGCCCGCACCCAGATAGGCCGCCCCCTCATCAAGGCCGGCCTCAAAGAGCCCCAGCGGACCGCCAAGCCGGGTGAAAAACCGGTCCATTTCTCCTTTCCACGCCCCCGATACCGAGTGCCCCTCCGAGTCGGCCCTGTCCAGCACACTGTTGATGACCGGAAGAACCGAAAAGAGGTGTCCCAGCGCTGCCGCGGAGTTGAAGTCGTCGTCCATAGCCCGGATGAAAGCCGGTTCGGCCTCCTCCTCAAGAACCCTGAGAGACTCCGCCTCCGCCCTGTCCGGCTCACGATCATCCGGCACATAGCGACCCGCCCTGGCGAAAAGATTCATGAACCTCTCGTACCTGACCCGGGCCTCGTCCAGGTTCCGGTCTGAAAAATCCAGGGGACTCCGGTAATGGGTCGACAGGAGGAACAGGCGGATGACCGGCGCGGAAAACTTTTCCAGTACCTCCCGGATGGTGAAGAAGTTGCCGAGCGATTTGGACATCTTCTCGCTGTCGACATTGACGAAGCCGTTGTGCATCCAATACCTGACGAACTCCTTGCCGGCTGCGGCCTCGGACTGGGCGATCTCGTTTTCGTGGTGAGGAAAGATGAGGTCTTTCCCGCCCCCGTGGATGTCGAAGGGCTGACCCAGCAGAGCGGATGACATGGCCGAACACTCAATATGCCAGCCGGGACGCCCCCGCCCCCAGGGGCTGTTCCACCAGGGCTCGCCCGGCTTCGATGATTTCCAGAGGGCGAAATCCAGGGGATCTTTCTTTCGCTCATCAACCTCTATCCTGGCCCCTGCCCTCATATCGTCCGGATCTCTCCCGGAAAGCCTGCCGTACGGCTTGAACCTCGCGACCTCGAAGTAGACATCCCCCTCAATCTCGTACCCGTAGCCCTTATCCACGAGGCGTCGGACCAGTTTTATGATATCCCCAATGTGCCCCGTAGCTCTGGGTACGTGGTCCGCCCGCCTTACCCCAAGCGCCTCCATGTCCTCATCGTGGGCACTAATGTAGGTCTCGGCGATCCTCTTCCAGTTCCGACCTTCCTCACTGCTCTTTTTAATGATCTTGTCGTCAATGTCGGTGTAGTTCCTGACGAAGGTCACATCGTAGCCTTTGAACTCCATGTACCTTCGGACCGTGTCAAACGCCACTGCGGCCCTGGCGTGCCCGATGTGACAGTAGTCGTAGACCGTCACACCGCAGGTGTAGATGCCCACCTTGGGAGGATTTATGGGAGCGAACTCCTCTTTCCGTCCTGTCAGGGTGTTGTAAATGCGAAGGGTCATAGAAACTCCTGGGATAAGTGACTATTTCACAGTCCAGAGTCCACAGTCCAGAGTCCAGAGTCCAGAGTCCACAGTCCAGAGGGGAGCCTGGAAACAGGATCCGGGATTTAGGGTCTGGGGTCTAGGATATTTCTATACTTCCATATTCCCACATAGCCCATTGCCTATAGCCCATTGCCTATTGCCCATTGCCTATTGCCTGTTTTTCTTCCTGATCAGGGCGACGGCAATGGCCGCAAGACCCTCCCCCCGCCCCACAAACCCCATCCCCTCACCAGTTGTAGCCTTAATATTAACCGTGCCCGGTCCCAATCCGGCGTCTTCCAGTTTCTCGATCATCCGGGGAATGAACGGGGCCATCTTCGGACTCTCGGCAAGGAGG
Coding sequences within it:
- the rlmB gene encoding 23S rRNA (guanosine(2251)-2'-O)-methyltransferase RlmB encodes the protein MMDSEETQILTGRQAVLEALRHRRRALYRLLISRKAETREFERIARGLNIPVRRGEPAELSKVAGSAKHQGVVLECGPLPVFALEEILRFDPPGGQDLLVLCVGIEDPRNLGAIARCMSFLGGRALMIPGKGSSPLSASASRTSAGAMESLPIAVISGAAWACGRLKSSGYQVVGVETGGVALGEWKNVTGKIVLVLGGEDRGLGKGVQKRCDLVVSIPGSGTVGSLNVSVAAGIVLYHVTAGRRQAAAGEGGP
- a CDS encoding cysteine--tRNA ligase — its product is MTLRIYNTLTGRKEEFAPINPPKVGIYTCGVTVYDYCHIGHARAAVAFDTVRRYMEFKGYDVTFVRNYTDIDDKIIKKSSEEGRNWKRIAETYISAHDEDMEALGVRRADHVPRATGHIGDIIKLVRRLVDKGYGYEIEGDVYFEVARFKPYGRLSGRDPDDMRAGARIEVDERKKDPLDFALWKSSKPGEPWWNSPWGRGRPGWHIECSAMSSALLGQPFDIHGGGKDLIFPHHENEIAQSEAAAGKEFVRYWMHNGFVNVDSEKMSKSLGNFFTIREVLEKFSAPVIRLFLLSTHYRSPLDFSDRNLDEARVRYERFMNLFARAGRYVPDDREPDRAEAESLRVLEEEAEPAFIRAMDDDFNSAAALGHLFSVLPVINSVLDRADSEGHSVSGAWKGEMDRFFTRLGGPLGLFEAGLDEGAAYLGAGRRTGDGNFQEAMALAVRRDAARKEKDWAQADRLRGRIADLGFTVQDTPQGPVLVPIGRKA